A region of Leclercia adecarboxylata DNA encodes the following proteins:
- the mtnK gene encoding S-methyl-5-thioribose kinase: protein MSQYHTFTAQDAVAYAQQFGGLDDPSSLVEAQEVGDGNLNLVFKIFDNQGVSRIIVKQALPYVRCVGESWPLTLDRARLEAQTLVEHYQHSPQHTVKIHHFDPELAVMVMEDLSSHKIWRGELINNVYYPQAARQLGEYLAHTLFHTSDFFLHPHAKKAQVAQFINPEMCEITEDLFFNDPYQIHERNNYPAALESDVAALRNDDQLKIAVAALKHRFFSQAEALLHGDIHSGSIFVADGSLKAIDAEFGYFGPIGFDIGTAIGNLLLNFCGLPGHLGIRDAAAGREQRLIDIQQLWTTFAERFQALAAEKSRDAALSVPGYASAFLKKVWHDAIGFCGTELIRRSVGLSHVADIDTIRDDEMRHECLRHAITLGKALIVIADRIDSVDDLLARVRQYS, encoded by the coding sequence ATGTCGCAATACCATACCTTTACCGCTCAGGACGCCGTGGCGTATGCCCAACAGTTTGGAGGCCTCGACGATCCCTCCTCGCTGGTGGAGGCGCAGGAGGTAGGCGACGGTAACCTCAATCTGGTGTTTAAAATTTTCGATAACCAGGGCGTCAGCCGCATCATCGTTAAGCAGGCCCTGCCCTACGTGCGCTGCGTGGGTGAATCCTGGCCGCTGACGCTGGACCGCGCCCGTCTCGAAGCGCAAACCCTGGTAGAACACTATCAGCACAGCCCGCAGCATACGGTGAAAATCCACCACTTCGACCCGGAGCTGGCGGTGATGGTGATGGAAGATCTTTCCAGTCATAAGATCTGGCGCGGCGAGCTTATCAACAACGTTTACTACCCGCAGGCGGCGCGCCAGCTGGGTGAATACCTTGCCCACACCCTGTTCCACACCAGCGATTTCTTCCTGCACCCGCACGCCAAAAAAGCGCAGGTGGCGCAGTTCATCAACCCGGAAATGTGCGAGATCACCGAAGATCTGTTCTTCAACGATCCGTACCAGATCCACGAGCGTAATAACTACCCGGCGGCGCTGGAGAGCGACGTCGCCGCCCTGCGCAACGACGATCAGCTGAAAATTGCCGTGGCCGCCCTGAAGCACCGCTTCTTCTCCCAGGCTGAAGCGCTGCTGCATGGCGACATCCACAGCGGCTCGATTTTTGTCGCCGACGGCAGCCTGAAGGCCATTGATGCAGAGTTTGGTTATTTCGGCCCGATTGGGTTTGATATCGGCACGGCCATCGGCAACCTGCTGCTGAACTTCTGCGGCCTGCCGGGGCATCTGGGCATCCGCGACGCGGCCGCCGGACGTGAACAGCGTCTGATTGATATTCAGCAGCTGTGGACCACCTTCGCCGAACGTTTCCAGGCCCTGGCCGCAGAAAAATCCCGCGATGCCGCGCTCAGCGTGCCGGGCTATGCCAGCGCGTTTCTGAAAAAGGTCTGGCATGACGCCATTGGCTTCTGCGGCACCGAACTGATCCGCCGCAGCGTGGGCCTGTCGCACGTGGCCGATATCGACACCATCCGTGATGACGAGATGCGCCACGAATGCCTACGCCACGCCATTACCCTGGGCAAGGCCCTGATTGTGATTGCCGATCGCATCGACAGCGTGGACGATCTGCTGGCGCGGGTGCGTCAGTACAGTTAG
- the mtnA gene encoding S-methyl-5-thioribose-1-phosphate isomerase, whose translation MQRLQTTSLRVTENQLFILDQQALPQEKRWLDATTVEALVGHIHALRVRGAPLIGLSASLLLALLAENGQSRDELALALETLRASRPTAVNLMNNLDRMKQALWQEDFVPALVAEALRLIDEDKQLCDAIARAGSELVKPGSRLLTHCNTGGLATAGVGTALGVIALAHQQGNVSNVWVDETRPLLQGGRLTAWELGELGVPYRLITDSMAASLMAKGQVDAVWVGADRIAANGDVANKIGTYSLAVLAKFHGIPFYVAAPQTTLDPNCPNGEAIPIEQRDAREVTGVAGSFGAVQWAPVDAEVYNPAFDVTPAALISGWVLDSGVVWPEDVAGGVFGA comes from the coding sequence ATGCAGAGATTACAGACGACCAGCCTGCGGGTGACGGAAAATCAGCTATTTATTCTCGACCAACAGGCGCTTCCGCAGGAGAAACGCTGGCTGGATGCGACAACGGTAGAGGCGCTGGTGGGGCATATTCACGCCCTGCGCGTGCGGGGCGCGCCGCTGATTGGGCTGTCTGCCAGCCTGCTGTTAGCCCTGCTGGCGGAGAACGGCCAAAGCCGGGATGAACTGGCGTTGGCGCTGGAGACTCTGCGCGCCTCACGCCCGACGGCGGTGAACCTGATGAACAACCTCGACCGCATGAAGCAGGCGCTGTGGCAGGAGGATTTTGTCCCGGCGCTGGTGGCGGAGGCGCTGCGCCTGATCGACGAAGATAAGCAGCTCTGCGACGCCATCGCCCGCGCGGGCAGCGAGCTGGTGAAGCCGGGCAGCCGTCTGCTGACCCACTGCAACACCGGCGGGCTGGCAACCGCGGGCGTGGGCACGGCGCTGGGGGTGATTGCCCTTGCGCATCAGCAGGGCAACGTCAGTAACGTCTGGGTGGATGAAACCCGTCCGCTGCTGCAGGGCGGCAGGCTGACGGCCTGGGAGCTCGGCGAGCTGGGCGTGCCGTACAGGCTAATCACCGATTCGATGGCGGCCAGCCTGATGGCCAAAGGGCAGGTAGATGCGGTGTGGGTGGGGGCAGATCGCATTGCCGCCAACGGCGATGTGGCGAACAAAATCGGCACCTATTCGCTGGCGGTGTTGGCGAAATTCCACGGCATTCCGTTTTATGTTGCTGCTCCGCAAACGACGCTCGATCCGAACTGCCCGAACGGGGAGGCGATCCCTATTGAACAGCGTGATGCCCGGGAAGTGACCGGCGTAGCGGGGAGCTTCGGGGCGGTGCAGTGGGCACCGGTTGATGCAGAGGTGTATAACCCGGCGTTTGACGTTACGCCTGCGGCGCTGATCAGCGGCTGGGTGCTGGATAGCGGAGTGGTGTGGCCTGAGGATGTGGCGGGCGGGGTGTTTGGGGCATAG
- a CDS encoding 1,2-dihydroxy-3-keto-5-methylthiopentene dioxygenase, whose protein sequence is MSALTIFSDKEASQPQWQSTDADAIAQQLNARGVRFERWEADRDLGRDPAPEAVINAYQHAIDKLVAEKGYQSWDVISLRADNPQKEALRAKFLNEHTHGEDEVRFFVEGAGLFCLHIDDQVYQVLCEKNDLISVPAGTPHWFDMGSEPNFTAIRIFDNPEGWVAQFTGDAIADAYPRLP, encoded by the coding sequence ATGAGCGCATTGACTATTTTTTCCGATAAAGAAGCCAGCCAGCCGCAGTGGCAAAGCACTGATGCCGACGCCATCGCACAACAGCTTAACGCCCGTGGCGTCCGCTTTGAGCGCTGGGAAGCCGACCGTGACTTAGGCCGCGATCCGGCGCCAGAGGCGGTGATTAATGCTTACCAGCACGCCATCGACAAGCTGGTGGCGGAAAAGGGCTATCAGAGCTGGGACGTGATCAGCCTGCGTGCGGATAACCCGCAAAAAGAGGCCCTGCGTGCGAAGTTTCTTAATGAACACACCCACGGCGAAGATGAAGTGCGTTTCTTTGTGGAAGGTGCCGGGCTGTTCTGCCTTCACATTGACGACCAGGTTTATCAGGTTTTATGCGAGAAAAACGACCTGATCTCCGTTCCCGCCGGGACGCCGCACTGGTTTGATATGGGTTCCGAGCCGAACTTTACCGCCATTCGCATCTTCGATAACCCCGAAGGCTGGGTGGCGCAGTTTACGGGCGACGCCATTGCGGATGCGTATCCAAGGTTGCCCTAG
- the mtnC gene encoding acireductone synthase, translated as MIRAIVTDIEGTTSDIRFVHNVLFPYARERLAAFVNAQQYAEPVNTILDNLREEIAAPQASTRELIDTLFAFMDEDRKSTALKALQGIIWQEGYLNGDFTGHLYPDVLPSLEKWKAQGIDLYVYSSGSVAAQKLLFGYSDEGDITHLFSGYFDTHVGAKREVQSYQNIAAQINVAPSQILFLSDIHQELDAAEQAGFRTLQLIRGDDDGASHHHQVHQFDDINPEQIPS; from the coding sequence ATGATTCGCGCGATTGTGACGGATATTGAAGGCACCACCAGCGATATTCGTTTTGTCCATAATGTCCTGTTCCCCTACGCGCGCGAGCGGCTGGCCGCGTTTGTTAATGCGCAGCAGTATGCCGAGCCGGTCAACACCATTCTGGACAACCTGCGTGAAGAGATTGCCGCGCCGCAGGCCAGCACCCGCGAACTGATTGACACCCTGTTTGCGTTTATGGACGAAGATCGCAAATCCACGGCGCTGAAAGCGCTGCAGGGGATCATCTGGCAGGAGGGCTACCTCAACGGCGACTTCACCGGCCATCTCTATCCGGACGTTCTGCCTTCCCTTGAAAAATGGAAAGCGCAGGGTATTGATCTCTATGTTTATTCCTCCGGCTCCGTGGCGGCGCAGAAACTGTTATTTGGCTACAGCGACGAAGGTGATATTACTCATCTGTTCAGCGGCTACTTTGATACCCACGTGGGTGCCAAGCGCGAGGTGCAGTCTTATCAGAACATTGCGGCCCAGATTAACGTCGCGCCCTCGCAGATCCTGTTCCTGTCGGATATTCACCAGGAGCTGGACGCCGCTGAACAGGCCGGCTTTCGTACCCTGCAGCTGATTCGCGGCGATGATGACGGTGCCAGCCACCATCACCAGGTGCATCAATTTGACGACATCAATCCGGAGCAGATCCCTTCATGA
- a CDS encoding methylthioribulose 1-phosphate dehydratase, producing MTDNLQLTALVEACHWIGAKGWAPATGGNMSIRQDDTWCWLSESGKDKGSLTTADFLQVEIATNRAPSGRKPSAETGLHTLVYRLFPDANAVLHVHTVNATVLSRLVTGPELHISGFEMQKSLSGQTTHLDTVPVALFDNDQDIDALASRIAHYARERPLNYGFLLRGHGLTCWGRDVAEARRHLEGLEFLFECEMRLRQLERV from the coding sequence ATGACAGACAACCTGCAACTCACCGCCCTGGTCGAAGCCTGCCACTGGATCGGCGCAAAAGGCTGGGCCCCCGCCACCGGCGGCAATATGTCCATACGCCAGGACGACACCTGGTGCTGGCTCAGCGAATCCGGTAAAGACAAAGGCAGCCTGACGACCGCTGATTTCCTGCAGGTTGAAATTGCCACCAACCGCGCCCCCTCCGGGCGAAAACCCTCCGCCGAAACCGGTCTGCATACTCTGGTCTATCGCCTCTTCCCGGACGCAAACGCGGTGCTGCACGTTCACACGGTCAACGCGACGGTGCTGTCACGACTGGTCACAGGGCCTGAACTACACATTAGCGGCTTTGAGATGCAAAAATCGCTCAGCGGACAGACCACGCATCTGGATACCGTCCCGGTAGCCCTCTTTGATAACGACCAGGATATCGACGCGCTGGCGTCGCGTATCGCCCATTACGCCCGGGAGCGCCCGCTGAATTATGGTTTTCTTCTGCGCGGTCATGGCTTAACCTGCTGGGGACGCGACGTGGCAGAAGCCCGGCGTCATCTTGAAGGCCTCGAATTCCTGTTCGAGTGCGAGATGCGTTTACGACAACTGGAGAGAGTATGA
- a CDS encoding pyridoxal phosphate-dependent aminotransferase, with product MSNNPLIPQSKLPGLGTTIFTQMSALAQQFNAINLSQGFPDFDGPEYLQQRLAYHVANGANQYAPMTGVQPLREAIADKTAELYGYKPDANSDITVTAGATEALYAAITALVRSGDEVICFEPSYDSYAPAIELSGGVVKRVALQPPHFRPDWQAFAALLGEKTRLVILNTPHNPSATVWQQADFAALWQAIAEREIYVLSDEVYEHICFADAGHASVLAHPQLRERAVAVSSFGKTFHMTGWKVGYCVAPAAISAELRKVHQFLTFAVNTPAQLAIADMLRNQPEHYRELPDFYRARRDRFIDALSDSRLEILPCEGTYFLLADYSAISDLDDVSFCQWLTKEVGVAAIPLSVFCADPFPHKLIRLCFAKQEATLLAAAERLNAL from the coding sequence ATGAGTAATAACCCACTGATTCCACAGAGCAAACTCCCCGGTCTCGGCACCACCATCTTTACGCAGATGAGCGCTCTGGCGCAGCAGTTTAACGCCATCAATCTGTCGCAAGGTTTTCCCGATTTCGATGGGCCAGAGTATCTCCAGCAACGGCTGGCTTACCATGTGGCGAACGGCGCAAACCAGTATGCGCCGATGACCGGCGTGCAGCCTCTGCGTGAGGCGATTGCCGACAAAACCGCGGAGCTGTATGGCTACAAACCGGATGCCAACAGCGACATCACCGTCACCGCTGGCGCAACCGAAGCCCTGTACGCCGCCATTACGGCGCTGGTGCGCTCGGGCGATGAGGTGATCTGCTTTGAACCCAGCTACGACAGCTATGCCCCGGCGATTGAGCTGTCGGGTGGCGTAGTGAAACGTGTGGCGCTGCAGCCGCCGCATTTCCGCCCGGACTGGCAGGCCTTTGCAGCGCTGCTTGGCGAGAAAACCCGGCTGGTGATCCTCAACACCCCGCATAATCCGTCGGCAACCGTCTGGCAGCAGGCTGATTTCGCCGCCCTCTGGCAGGCCATTGCGGAGCGTGAAATTTATGTCCTGAGCGATGAAGTGTATGAGCACATCTGCTTTGCCGACGCGGGGCATGCCAGCGTGCTGGCCCATCCGCAGCTGCGGGAGCGGGCCGTAGCTGTGTCATCGTTTGGCAAAACCTTTCACATGACCGGCTGGAAAGTGGGGTACTGCGTGGCGCCTGCGGCCATCAGCGCCGAGTTGCGCAAGGTGCATCAGTTTCTGACGTTCGCCGTCAATACCCCGGCCCAGCTGGCCATTGCTGATATGCTGCGCAACCAGCCGGAACATTACCGCGAGCTGCCGGACTTCTATCGTGCACGCCGGGATCGCTTTATCGACGCACTGAGCGACAGTCGTCTGGAGATCCTGCCCTGTGAAGGCACCTACTTCCTGCTGGCGGACTACAGCGCGATTTCCGATCTGGACGACGTCAGTTTTTGCCAGTGGTTAACCAAAGAGGTGGGGGTAGCGGCGATCCCGTTATCGGTGTTCTGTGCCGATCCGTTCCCGCACAAGCTGATTCGCCTCTGCTTTGCCAAGCAGGAAGCCACGCTGCTGGCGGCGGCGGAGCGGTTAAACGCGCTTTAA
- the citR gene encoding DNA-binding transcriptional repressor CitR yields the protein MANLYDLKKFDLNLLVIFECIYQHLSISKAAETLFITPSAVSQSLQRLRNQINDPLFIRSGKGITPTTVGINLHLHLEQNLNQIEQTINMMNMPGLKKKIHIFCPQILTPHNILNPVLSLMEEYNYTVELQDVLLSGESAEDLLAYRKADLIFNFTPIENHSVVCTHFKTMKFIYVCRNDHPRLGESATIEEMQNEKFTQLISDKPGVREFHAIADRVMPNRSIAFRSDSFISLISIISSSNLIGILPESTYEQYRHTMNIRKFDTPIELPTANLYMLYNKTALNSDIFAQFIKSVIN from the coding sequence ATGGCTAATCTCTACGATCTTAAAAAGTTTGACCTTAATCTGTTGGTTATATTTGAGTGCATCTATCAGCACCTGAGTATCAGCAAGGCAGCAGAAACGCTTTTTATCACCCCTTCTGCCGTCAGCCAGTCGTTACAACGACTGCGTAATCAGATTAACGATCCGCTGTTCATCCGGTCAGGTAAAGGCATTACGCCTACCACGGTAGGTATCAATCTGCATTTGCATCTGGAGCAAAACCTCAACCAGATTGAGCAGACCATTAACATGATGAACATGCCCGGGCTGAAAAAGAAGATTCATATCTTTTGCCCGCAGATCCTGACGCCGCATAACATACTGAACCCGGTACTTTCGCTGATGGAAGAGTACAACTATACCGTTGAGTTGCAGGATGTGTTGTTATCAGGAGAAAGCGCTGAAGATTTACTGGCCTACAGAAAAGCAGACCTGATATTTAACTTCACCCCAATAGAAAATCACTCGGTTGTTTGCACCCATTTTAAGACGATGAAATTTATCTATGTGTGTCGCAACGATCACCCGCGCCTTGGCGAGAGCGCAACGATTGAGGAGATGCAAAATGAAAAGTTCACCCAGCTGATCAGCGATAAACCAGGGGTAAGAGAATTTCATGCGATTGCTGACCGGGTCATGCCGAACAGAAGCATTGCATTTCGCAGCGACTCCTTTATTTCCTTAATATCGATAATAAGTTCGTCAAATTTAATTGGAATATTGCCGGAAAGCACCTATGAGCAATACCGTCATACGATGAATATCCGGAAATTCGATACGCCGATTGAACTGCCTACCGCAAATTTATACATGCTCTATAACAAAACGGCGCTTAATAGCGATATCTTTGCCCAGTTTATAAAGTCGGTAATAAATTAA
- the ahpC gene encoding alkyl hydroperoxide reductase subunit C, translating into MSLINTKIKPFKNQAFKNGDFVEITEKDTEGRWSVFFFYPADFTFVCPTELGDVADHYEELQKLGVDVYSVSTDTHFTHKAWHSSSETIAKIKYAMIGDPTGALTRNFENMREDEGLADRGTFIVDPQGIIQAIEVTAEGIGRDASDLLRKIKAAQYVASHPGEVCPAKWKEGDATLAPSLDLVGKI; encoded by the coding sequence ATGTCTTTAATCAACACCAAAATTAAACCTTTCAAAAACCAGGCGTTCAAAAACGGTGATTTCGTAGAAATCACTGAGAAAGACACCGAAGGCCGCTGGAGCGTGTTCTTCTTCTATCCAGCAGACTTCACTTTCGTTTGCCCGACCGAACTGGGTGACGTTGCAGATCACTACGAAGAACTGCAGAAGCTGGGCGTGGACGTTTACTCTGTCTCTACCGACACCCACTTCACCCACAAAGCATGGCACAGCAGCTCAGAAACCATCGCGAAAATTAAATACGCGATGATCGGTGACCCGACTGGCGCCCTGACCCGTAACTTTGAAAACATGCGTGAAGACGAAGGTCTGGCCGATCGTGGCACCTTTATCGTTGACCCGCAGGGCATTATCCAGGCCATCGAAGTTACCGCTGAAGGTATTGGCCGTGACGCATCCGACCTGCTGCGCAAAATCAAAGCGGCTCAGTACGTTGCTTCTCACCCAGGCGAAGTATGCCCGGCGAAATGGAAAGAAGGCGACGCGACTCTGGCTCCATCCCTGGACCTGGTTGGCAAGATCTAA
- the ahpF gene encoding alkyl hydroperoxide reductase subunit F, with protein MLDTNMKTQLKAYLEKLTKPVELIATLDDSAKSAEIKELLAEIADLSEKVTFKEDNGLAVRKPSFLITNPGSTQGPRFAGSPLGHEFTSLVLALLWTGGHPSKETQEMLAQIRDLDGDFEFETYYSLSCHNCPDVVQALNLMAVLNPRIKHTAIDGGVFQNEITDRNVMGVPAVFVNGKEFGQGRMTLAEIVAKVDTGAEKRAAEELNKRDAYDVLIVGSGPAGAAAAVYSARKGIRTGLMGERFGGQVLDTVDIENYISVPKTEGQKLAGALKAHVSEYEVDVIDSQSASKLVPAAQEGGFHQVETASGAVLKARSVIIATGAKWRNMNVPGEDQYRTKGVTYCPHCDGPLFKGKRVAVIGGGNSGVEAAIDLAGIVEHVTLLEFAPEMKADRVLQDKVRSLKNVDIILNAQTTEVKGDGSKVTGLEYRDRVSGDVHSVPLAGIFVQIGLLPNTTWLEGAIERNRMGEIIIDAKCETSVKGVFAAGDCTTVPYKQIIIATGEGAKASLSAFDHLIRTKTA; from the coding sequence ATGCTCGACACAAATATGAAAACCCAGCTCAAAGCCTACCTTGAGAAGCTGACCAAACCTGTTGAGCTGATTGCCACGCTGGATGACAGCGCTAAATCGGCAGAAATCAAGGAACTGCTGGCGGAAATCGCCGACCTGTCTGAAAAGGTCACTTTCAAGGAAGATAACGGTCTTGCCGTGCGCAAACCCTCTTTCCTGATCACTAACCCAGGCTCCACTCAGGGTCCGCGCTTTGCCGGTTCCCCGCTGGGCCACGAATTTACCTCACTGGTGCTGGCACTGCTGTGGACCGGTGGCCATCCGTCGAAGGAGACGCAGGAAATGCTTGCGCAGATCCGCGACCTGGACGGGGATTTTGAGTTCGAAACCTACTACTCGCTCTCATGCCATAACTGCCCGGACGTGGTGCAGGCGCTGAACCTGATGGCGGTACTGAACCCGCGCATCAAACACACCGCTATCGACGGCGGCGTGTTCCAGAACGAAATCACCGATCGCAACGTGATGGGCGTTCCGGCGGTCTTTGTGAACGGTAAAGAGTTTGGTCAGGGTCGTATGACGCTGGCAGAAATCGTCGCCAAAGTGGATACCGGCGCAGAAAAACGTGCCGCAGAAGAGCTGAACAAGCGTGATGCCTATGACGTGCTGATCGTCGGTTCTGGTCCTGCGGGGGCGGCGGCTGCGGTTTACTCCGCCCGTAAAGGTATTCGCACCGGTCTGATGGGCGAGCGCTTTGGCGGTCAGGTACTGGATACGGTGGACATTGAAAACTACATCTCCGTACCGAAAACCGAAGGCCAGAAACTGGCTGGCGCCCTGAAAGCGCACGTCAGCGAATATGAAGTGGATGTGATCGACAGCCAGAGCGCCAGCAAACTGGTGCCTGCGGCGCAGGAAGGCGGCTTCCATCAGGTTGAAACCGCGTCTGGCGCAGTGCTGAAAGCGCGCAGCGTGATCATTGCCACCGGCGCCAAATGGCGCAATATGAACGTGCCTGGTGAAGATCAGTATCGCACCAAAGGGGTGACCTACTGCCCGCACTGCGACGGCCCGCTGTTTAAAGGCAAGCGCGTGGCGGTCATCGGTGGGGGCAACTCGGGTGTGGAAGCGGCTATCGACCTCGCCGGTATCGTTGAGCACGTCACGCTGCTGGAGTTTGCGCCGGAGATGAAGGCCGATCGGGTCCTGCAGGATAAAGTACGCAGCCTGAAGAACGTCGATATCATCCTGAACGCGCAGACGACCGAAGTGAAAGGCGACGGCAGCAAAGTGACCGGGCTTGAGTACCGCGACCGCGTGAGCGGCGATGTGCACAGTGTGCCACTGGCCGGGATCTTCGTACAGATTGGTCTGCTGCCAAACACCACCTGGCTGGAAGGCGCGATTGAGCGCAACCGCATGGGCGAGATCATCATTGATGCCAAATGTGAAACCAGCGTGAAGGGCGTATTTGCGGCGGGCGACTGCACCACCGTGCCGTACAAACAAATTATCATCGCTACCGGCGAAGGGGCGAAAGCGTCACTGAGCGCCTTTGATCATCTGATTCGTACCAAAACAGCATAA
- the uspG gene encoding universal stress protein UspG, protein MYQTIIMPVDVFEMELSDKAIRHAEFLAQQDGIIHLLHVLPGSATFGLHRFAADMRRFEEHIEQEAKTRLQTMVSHFSIDPSRIRTHVCFGNVRDVVNEVASELKADIVVIGSRNPSISTHLLGSNASNVIRHAYIPVLVVR, encoded by the coding sequence ATGTACCAGACGATTATTATGCCGGTGGATGTTTTTGAGATGGAGTTGAGCGACAAGGCGATTCGCCACGCTGAATTCCTCGCGCAGCAGGATGGCATTATTCACTTACTGCATGTATTACCGGGCTCTGCCACCTTCGGGTTGCATCGCTTCGCCGCCGATATGCGCCGCTTCGAAGAACATATCGAGCAGGAAGCGAAGACCCGGCTGCAGACCATGGTCAGCCATTTCAGCATCGATCCCTCACGGATCCGCACCCATGTCTGTTTTGGTAACGTGCGCGACGTGGTCAACGAGGTGGCCAGCGAGCTGAAAGCCGATATCGTGGTGATCGGGTCACGTAACCCGTCCATCTCCACCCATCTGCTGGGCTCGAACGCCTCTAACGTCATCCGCCACGCCTACATTCCGGTGCTGGTGGTGAGATAA